From a single Raphanus sativus cultivar WK10039 chromosome 3, ASM80110v3, whole genome shotgun sequence genomic region:
- the LOC108844729 gene encoding uncharacterized protein LOC108844729 — translation MAGMMMLANSLLLLPPKPPSFLPVSSSRSSRSIRRTTLLVMVKASSEPSDSLSVSTKFTAPPGFKPPEPKRFAVKPGKLLDVLGAAIGVLIRFGTGVFVSGYSASFVSKDVIPADQYALRIGGITVKETSKIGPRPQKPIEIYEFEGCPFCRKVREMVTVLDLDILYYPCPRGSPNFRPMVNQMGGKLQFPYMVDPNTGVSMYESDGIIKYLSEKYGDGTVPLSLSLGPLTAITAALATIGRLGKGNLYTPAKLPPNPLVFWAYEGSPFCKLVREVLVELELPHIQRSCARGSPKRQELLMKAGHFQVPYLEDPNTGVNMFESAEIIEYLKQTYAA, via the exons ATGGCGGGGATGATGATGCTTGCCAAcagtctcctcctcctccctcctAAACCTCCGAGCTTCCTTCCGGTTTCTTCTTCTCGAAGCAGCAGATCAATCCGAAGAACGACCCTACTAGTCATGGTCAAAGCTTCCTCCGAACCTTCCGACTCCCTCTCAGTGTCCACCAAATTCACCGCACCTCCGGGGTTCAAGCCTCCCGAGCCGAAACGCTTCGCCGTTAAACCGGGGAAGCTATTAGATGTGTTGGGTGCAGCTATCGGAGTGCTTATCCGATTCGGCACTGGAGTGTTCGTTTCAGG GTACTCTGCTTCTTTCGTGTCCAAGGACGTGATCCCAGCTGATCAGTATGCGTTGCGAATTGGCG GGATCACGGTGAAGGAAACGTCGAAGATCGGGCCTCGTCCTCAGAAACCCATTGAGATATATGAGTTTGAAGG CTGTCCCTTTTGCCGGAAG GTCAGGGAGATGGTCACAGTGTTGGATCTTGATATTCTCTACTATCCTTGCCCAAGAGGGAGTCCTAATTTTCGCCCCATGGTTAACCAGATGGGTGGCAAACTACAGTTTCCCTACATG GTTGATCCAAACACCGGAGTGTCCATGTATGAATCAGATGGAATCATCAAATATCTATCCGAGAAATATG GAGATGGAACAGTTCCTTTAAGCCTATCACTTGGTCCATTAACG GCTATAACAGCTGCCTTGGCAACGATTGGACGTCTAGGAAAG GGTAACTTGTACACACCAGCAAAACTACCACCTAATCCACTCGTATTCTGGGCATACGAG GGTTCTCCGTTTTGCAAGCTTGTACGCGAAGTTCTTGTGGAACTCGAGTTGCCACACATTCAACGCAG CTGTGCTCGTGGTAGTCCCAAACGGCAGGAATTGCTTATGAAAGCTGGTCACTTTCAG GTGCCTTACCTGGAAGATCCAAACACTGGAGTAAATATGTTTGAGAGTGCAGAAATCATAGAGTATCTGAAGCAAACTTATGCTGCTTAG